In Melopsittacus undulatus isolate bMelUnd1 unplaced genomic scaffold, bMelUnd1.mat.Z mat_scaffold_158_arrow_ctg1, whole genome shotgun sequence, the following proteins share a genomic window:
- the LOC117438353 gene encoding uncharacterized protein: protein MPVGKEANARSQPAEGRPSKQRRRQVAHRQPEEAPQGSPRQASSHHGITLPRVPYLERFQPVVTQQAQMGSLGHRVVLPSLSGLRQEQMLQLPPLVTMAPRPPPRSERAVGSCRRLSPVTPAASAASGRVRNSAVGSASSNQEQLLKTAAQLHRVPSYGSRGARPETCQPALHRSKASAPTGESSGSMSTVLQRCSTGSQRRHQQPVARQEPAQSRAAGTQARADTVRAASSSKGPATQPTLRSSRRAAEQLPAIPAEHITTCINTEIPSVHYRPVAQRLPSLPSKIKPLEPPKRSCLVRAPEKEEHQARLTPMPRAWASNNAVQKEAAPQRQRHGPALQNTKVPDAVLQVTTTSEKMKPLLLPVAMVQRTNKKQVEQQGISQKLHVEMAELSQAALKDNEFPVAAETRGEAAGDLESVCPVLAGATDTELAAPPLAGAAEEEQHPAPLTSVEQEQEEAPEAPSHGFDKEEVEEEECRKCR from the exons ATGCCCGTGGGTAAAGAGGCAAACGCCCGTTCCCAGCCCGCTGAGGGCAggccaagcaagcagagaaggcGCCAG gtggctcacaggcagcctgaggaagCGCCGCAGGGCAGCCCGAGACAGGCATCGTCCCACCATGGGATCACGCTGCCACGGGTGCCCTACCTGGAGAGGTTTCAGCCTGTCGTCACCCAGCAGGCACAG atgggcagcctgggGCACCGAGTGGTGCTGCCCAGCCTCAGCGGCTTGAGACAGGAGCAGATGCTCCAGCTGCCACCATTGGTCACAATGGCACCGCGGCCGCCACCTCGCTCAGAGAGAGCAGTCGGCAGCTGCCGCAGGCTGTCACCTGtaacaccagcagcctctgcagcttctggcaggGTGAGGAACTCGGCCGTTGGCAGCGCAAGCAGCAACCAAGAGCAGCTTCTCaaaactgctgcccagctccaccgTGTCCCCAGTTACGGCAGCAGAGGTGCACGGCCAGAGACCTGtcagcctgccctgcacaggtccaaagcctctgctcccacaggtgagagctcaggcagcatgagcacagtgctgcagaggtgcagcacCGGGAGCCAGCGACGTCACCAGCAGCCAGTGGCACggcaggagccagcacaaagcagggctgcagggacacaagcaAGAGCAGACACTGTccgtgcagccagcagcagcaagggcccAGCCACTCAGCCCACACTCAGAAGCAGTAGgcgagcagcagagcagctgccagcaaTTCCAGCAGAACATATCACTACGTGCATCAACACCGAGATCCCCAGTGTGCACTACAGGCCTGTTGCACAGCGCTTGCCCTCTCTGCCCAGCAAGATCAAGCCTTTGGAGCCGCCGAAGAGGAGCTGCCTGGTCAGAGCTCCTGAGAAAGAGGAGCACCAGGCACGTCTCACTCCCATGCCACGGGCGTGGGCTTCTAATAACGCtgtccagaaggaagcagcaccacagagacagagacatggGCCTGCCCTGCAGAACACCAAAGTCCCGGATGCAGTTTTGCAGGTCACAACAACATCTGAAAAGATGAAGccactgctcctgcctgtggcTATGGTCCAGAGAACCAACAAGAAGCAGGTGGAACAGCAAGGGATAAGCCAGAAATTGCATGTGGAGATGGCAGAGTTGTCACAGGCAGCACTTAAGGACAATGagtttcctgtggctgcagagactcggggagaggcagctggagacctggAGAGTGTGTGTCCTGTCCTGGCCGGTGCCACAGACAccgagctggcagctcctcctctggctggagctgctgaggaagagcagcaccctGCACCTCTCACTTCCGtggaacaagagcaggaggaggcaccggAAGCACCTTCCCAcggctttgacaaggaggaggtagaagaagaggagtgCAGAAAGtg cagatga